One genomic window of Deinococcus misasensis DSM 22328 includes the following:
- a CDS encoding SDR family oxidoreductase, producing MKDTPMEKPGHQSEMTPQPEVISPNYKAAGKLEGQVAIISGGDSGIGRSVAVAFAAEGADVAIIYLEENQDARDTRKMVEEQGRKCLLLSGDVGKPEFCEQAVERTLETFGKLDILVNNAAEQTPQEDFMKITPEQLEKTFRTNIFGYFFLTRAAMPHLKKGSTIINTTSVTAYRGSPALVDYSSTKGAIVAFTRSLSGMLAEKGIRVNGVAPGPIWTPLIPSTFPEDKVEKFGENTPLKRPGQPSEVATCFVFLASQDSSYMTGQVLHPNGGEIING from the coding sequence ATGAAAGACACACCGATGGAAAAACCCGGACACCAGAGCGAGATGACACCCCAGCCCGAGGTCATCAGCCCCAACTACAAAGCCGCAGGAAAACTGGAAGGACAGGTCGCCATCATCTCAGGCGGAGACTCGGGCATTGGTCGTTCTGTGGCCGTGGCTTTCGCAGCAGAAGGGGCAGACGTTGCCATCATCTACCTTGAAGAAAACCAGGACGCCAGAGACACCCGGAAAATGGTTGAAGAACAGGGCCGCAAGTGCTTGCTGCTCTCTGGCGACGTGGGCAAACCCGAGTTCTGCGAACAGGCCGTGGAGCGCACACTGGAAACCTTCGGGAAACTGGACATTCTGGTGAACAATGCCGCAGAGCAAACGCCACAGGAAGACTTCATGAAGATCACCCCTGAGCAACTGGAGAAAACCTTCCGCACCAACATCTTCGGTTACTTCTTCCTGACCCGTGCGGCCATGCCTCACCTCAAAAAAGGCTCGACCATCATCAACACCACTTCGGTCACGGCTTACAGGGGCAGCCCTGCTCTGGTCGATTACTCCTCCACCAAAGGGGCGATTGTGGCCTTCACCCGTTCCCTCTCAGGCATGCTGGCAGAGAAAGGCATCCGGGTGAATGGGGTGGCCCCCGGCCCGATCTGGACCCCACTCATTCCTTCCACCTTCCCAGAGGACAAAGTTGAGAAATTTGGTGAAAACACCCCACTCAAACGCCCCGGTCAACCCAGCGAAGTGGCCACCTGTTTTGTGTTTCTGGCCTCTCAGGACAGCAGTTACATGACCGGGCAGGTGCTTCACCCCAACGGTGGGGAAATCATCAACGGGTGA